The proteins below come from a single Chryseobacterium nepalense genomic window:
- a CDS encoding SDR family oxidoreductase has translation MEQQFNFNNELSGKIALVTGGTKGAGKAIAERLLQAGATVIITARNTPEEENGNLHFIAADLSKSEGSQKVVSEVLTTYGRLDILVNNLGSSETPAGGFAVLTDENWESTLQANLLAPVRLDRGFLPQMIGQKSGVIIHIASIQGKLPLYDSTLPYAAAKAGLINYSKSLSNEVTPKGVRVLTVSPGWINTQASVAWLGEIARNANTTVEEAQQGVMDALGGIPYGRPAEPEEVAELVGFLVSPRAAYLTGTNFVIDGGTIPTI, from the coding sequence ATGGAACAGCAATTTAATTTCAACAATGAACTGTCAGGCAAAATCGCATTGGTAACCGGAGGTACAAAAGGAGCCGGAAAAGCAATTGCAGAAAGGCTTTTACAGGCCGGTGCAACAGTCATCATTACCGCAAGAAACACTCCCGAAGAGGAAAATGGAAACCTGCATTTTATTGCAGCGGATTTAAGCAAATCAGAAGGTTCACAAAAAGTAGTCAGCGAAGTGCTGACAACCTATGGAAGGCTCGATATCCTGGTAAACAACCTCGGTTCTTCCGAAACACCCGCGGGAGGTTTTGCCGTATTAACGGATGAAAACTGGGAATCAACGCTTCAGGCCAACCTGCTTGCTCCCGTTCGTCTGGACAGAGGATTCTTACCCCAAATGATCGGTCAGAAAAGCGGTGTTATTATCCACATTGCTTCTATTCAGGGTAAACTGCCGCTGTATGATTCTACTTTGCCTTATGCCGCTGCCAAAGCGGGATTAATCAATTACAGTAAAAGCTTATCCAATGAAGTAACGCCAAAAGGGGTTCGTGTGCTGACGGTTTCTCCGGGATGGATCAATACACAGGCATCGGTAGCATGGCTGGGCGAGATCGCAAGAAATGCAAATACTACTGTAGAAGAAGCGCAGCAGGGTGTCATGGATGCATTAGGCGGAATCCCTTACGGAAGACCCGCCGAACCGGAAGAAGTAGCGGAATTAGTCGGCTTTCTTGTTTCGCCGAGAGCTGCTTATTTAACAGGAACCAATTTTGTCATCGACGGCGGAACCATACCAACCATTTAA
- a CDS encoding winged helix-turn-helix transcriptional regulator encodes MYERKILPNLNCGLDLIGEVLYGKWKIRLLWFIHQGHLRPSELQRKIPDATRRVLNIQLKELEDHELITKKIYPVVPPKVEYSLTDFGKTLIPVIAALGNWGDTHEEHLRTVILKRLNGENE; translated from the coding sequence ATGTATGAACGGAAAATTTTACCCAACCTGAATTGCGGTTTGGATCTAATAGGCGAAGTGCTGTACGGCAAATGGAAAATCCGTTTGCTGTGGTTTATTCATCAGGGACATCTGCGTCCGAGCGAGCTGCAGCGAAAAATCCCGGATGCCACCAGACGCGTATTGAATATTCAGCTGAAAGAACTGGAAGATCATGAATTGATTACCAAAAAAATCTATCCGGTAGTCCCGCCCAAAGTAGAGTACAGCCTAACGGATTTCGGAAAAACATTGATTCCCGTCATTGCGGCGTTGGGAAATTGGGGCGATACCCATGAAGAACATTTGCGGACGGTTATTCTGAAGCGCCTGAATGGTGAGAATGAATAG
- a CDS encoding DUF2461 domain-containing protein: MKKTFEFLKQLEKNNNREWFASHKEEYESAVRENKVLFNKVHAELQKYDNIKGIHIFRIYRDVRFSKDQVPYKTNFGAGYSRVKPMLRGGYYIHLEPGNSFVGGGFWGPDAKDLLRIRKEFEISTSEIEKITSDKTFIRYFKEIQGDAVKTAPRGFDKNHPSIELIRKKQYVVMRKFTDQEVASEGFLKEALLTFLAMRPFFDYMSGVLTTDLNGESLI, encoded by the coding sequence ATGAAAAAAACCTTTGAATTCCTGAAACAACTTGAGAAAAACAATAATCGCGAATGGTTTGCATCGCACAAAGAAGAATATGAATCAGCAGTCAGAGAAAACAAAGTGCTTTTCAATAAGGTGCATGCTGAACTTCAGAAATACGACAATATAAAAGGAATTCATATTTTCAGGATATACAGAGATGTCCGGTTTTCAAAGGATCAGGTACCGTACAAAACCAATTTCGGAGCCGGGTACTCCCGTGTTAAACCAATGCTGAGAGGCGGATATTATATTCACCTGGAGCCCGGTAACAGCTTTGTAGGCGGCGGATTCTGGGGACCGGATGCCAAAGATCTGCTCCGTATCCGGAAAGAATTTGAAATCAGCACCTCTGAAATTGAAAAAATTACTTCGGACAAAACGTTCATCAGGTATTTTAAAGAAATTCAGGGTGATGCGGTGAAAACAGCACCCAGGGGTTTTGATAAAAACCACCCTTCGATTGAGCTGATCCGGAAAAAGCAATATGTGGTGATGAGAAAATTTACCGATCAGGAAGTTGCATCGGAAGGGTTTCTGAAAGAAGCATTACTCACTTTCCTCGCCATGCGCCCTTTCTTTGACTACATGAGCGGAGTGCTTACTACGGATCTGAACGGGGAATCTTTAATTTAA
- the groL gene encoding chaperonin GroEL (60 kDa chaperone family; promotes refolding of misfolded polypeptides especially under stressful conditions; forms two stacked rings of heptamers to form a barrel-shaped 14mer; ends can be capped by GroES; misfolded proteins enter the barrel where they are refolded when GroES binds) — MAKEIKFDIESRDALKRGVDALANAVKVTLGPKGRNVVIEKSFGAPHVTKDGVSVAKEIELEDKVENMGAQMVKEVASKTNDIAGDGTTTATVLAQAIVREGLKNVAAGANPMDLKRGIDKAVTAVVENLKSQSKTVGDSTEMVKQVASVSANNDETIGALIAEAFGKVGKEGVITVEEAKGIDTTVDVVEGMQFDRGYQSPYFVTNPEKMLAELENPYILLVEKKISSMKELLPVLEPIAQGGKSLLIISEEVEGEALATLVVNKLRGSLKIAAVKAPGFGDRRKAMLEDIAILTGGQVISEEQGFTMENISLDMLGTAEKVSIDKDNTTIVNGGGEDSKIKGRVNQIKAQMETTTSDYDREKLQERLAKLAGGVAVLYVGAASEVEMKEKKDRVDDALHATRAAVEEGIVAGGGVALVRAIAALENLTGINSDESTGIKIVKRAIEEPLRQIVANAGGEGSVIVAKVAEGQGDFGYNAKTDEYVNMLEAGIIDPTKVTRVALENAASVSGMLLTTECVITEVKKDEPAMPMGGGMPGMM; from the coding sequence ATGGCAAAAGAAATAAAATTCGATATTGAATCAAGAGACGCTTTAAAAAGAGGGGTAGATGCATTGGCTAATGCAGTAAAAGTAACGTTAGGTCCAAAAGGAAGAAACGTGGTGATCGAAAAATCTTTCGGTGCTCCTCACGTAACCAAAGACGGGGTTTCTGTTGCAAAAGAAATCGAACTTGAAGACAAAGTTGAAAATATGGGTGCTCAGATGGTGAAGGAAGTGGCTTCCAAAACCAATGACATCGCGGGTGACGGTACGACTACCGCTACCGTTTTGGCACAGGCTATCGTAAGAGAAGGTCTTAAAAACGTAGCTGCTGGTGCCAACCCAATGGATCTTAAAAGAGGAATCGACAAAGCGGTAACTGCTGTTGTTGAAAACCTTAAATCTCAGTCTAAAACAGTGGGTGATTCTACGGAAATGGTAAAACAGGTTGCTTCCGTATCTGCTAACAACGACGAAACAATCGGTGCTTTGATCGCTGAAGCTTTCGGAAAAGTAGGTAAAGAAGGAGTAATCACCGTAGAAGAAGCAAAAGGAATCGATACAACGGTAGACGTTGTAGAAGGAATGCAGTTCGACAGAGGATACCAGTCGCCGTATTTCGTGACCAACCCTGAAAAAATGTTGGCTGAACTTGAAAATCCATACATCCTTTTAGTGGAGAAAAAAATCTCTTCTATGAAAGAATTACTTCCTGTTCTTGAGCCGATTGCTCAGGGAGGTAAATCTCTATTAATCATCTCTGAAGAAGTAGAAGGTGAAGCTTTGGCAACTTTAGTGGTAAACAAATTAAGAGGTTCTCTAAAAATTGCTGCCGTTAAAGCTCCTGGATTTGGGGACAGAAGAAAAGCAATGTTGGAAGATATCGCAATCTTAACTGGTGGACAGGTAATTTCTGAAGAGCAAGGTTTCACTATGGAAAACATCTCTTTGGATATGCTGGGAACTGCTGAAAAAGTTTCTATCGATAAAGACAACACAACTATTGTAAACGGTGGTGGTGAAGACAGCAAGATCAAAGGTAGAGTAAACCAGATCAAAGCGCAGATGGAAACGACTACTTCTGATTACGACAGAGAAAAGCTTCAGGAAAGATTGGCTAAATTAGCCGGTGGTGTTGCTGTTCTTTACGTTGGTGCTGCTTCTGAAGTAGAAATGAAAGAGAAAAAAGACAGAGTAGATGATGCACTTCACGCAACAAGAGCTGCCGTTGAAGAAGGTATCGTTGCAGGTGGTGGTGTTGCTTTGGTAAGAGCGATTGCTGCTTTGGAAAACCTTACAGGAATCAATTCTGACGAAAGTACAGGGATCAAAATCGTAAAAAGAGCCATTGAAGAGCCATTGAGACAAATCGTTGCCAACGCAGGGGGTGAAGGTTCTGTAATCGTTGCGAAAGTAGCAGAAGGACAAGGTGACTTCGGGTACAACGCAAAAACCGACGAGTATGTAAACATGCTTGAAGCAGGAATCATCGACCCTACGAAAGTAACAAGAGTAGCTCTTGAAAACGCAGCTTCCGTATCCGGAATGTTATTAACCACTGAATGTGTGATCACTGAAGTGAAAAAAGACGAACCGGCCATGCCAATGGGCGGAGGAATGCCAGGAATGATGTAA
- a CDS encoding nuclear transport factor 2 family protein: MNLPNAVTELVKAQNNFDSAAYANCFTETAVVFDEGKTHNGRTEIKDWIDKANKEYQATMKPLDYSEAEHTLKAEVAGNFPGSPAILTYYYEFEDGLIRSLKIV, translated from the coding sequence ATGAATTTACCAAACGCAGTAACCGAATTAGTAAAAGCGCAGAACAATTTCGACAGCGCAGCATACGCCAACTGTTTTACCGAAACAGCCGTAGTGTTTGATGAAGGAAAGACACACAACGGAAGAACCGAAATAAAAGACTGGATCGACAAAGCCAATAAAGAATACCAGGCAACGATGAAACCGTTAGACTATTCGGAAGCGGAACATACCTTAAAAGCGGAAGTTGCAGGCAATTTTCCGGGAAGTCCGGCGATCCTTACCTATTATTATGAATTTGAAGACGGATTGATCCGGTCTTTGAAAATCGTATAA
- a CDS encoding co-chaperone GroES: protein MSVNFKPLADRVLIEPIAAETKTASGIIIPDTAKEKPQEGTVVAVGPGKKDEPTTVKVGDKVLYGKYSGSELKLEGKDYLIVKEGDLLGIIG from the coding sequence ATGTCAGTAAACTTTAAACCATTAGCAGACAGAGTTTTGATCGAGCCGATCGCTGCAGAAACTAAAACAGCTTCAGGTATTATTATTCCGGACACCGCAAAAGAAAAGCCGCAGGAAGGTACTGTGGTGGCAGTAGGCCCTGGAAAAAAAGATGAGCCTACAACTGTTAAAGTAGGTGACAAAGTTCTTTATGGAAAATATTCAGGTTCTGAATTAAAACTGGAAGGAAAAGATTATTTAATTGTAAAAGAAGGAGATCTTTTAGGAATAATCGGCTAA
- a CDS encoding helix-turn-helix transcriptional regulator — protein sequence MQLQEVSHNLQETKCSVRRLQTPLFYTSGDLRKSCATCGKPPEDYGSLTQVVGNQRRCTKVSRKLIEKLENGKVNPTLYTLLELANALEISLGELVDLK from the coding sequence ATGCAGTTGCAGGAAGTCTCCCACAACTTGCAGGAAACCAAATGCAGTGTACGGAGGTTACAAACACCCTTGTTTTACACTTCCGGAGATCTACGGAAGTCTTGCGCAACTTGCGGGAAACCTCCGGAGGACTACGGAAGTCTTACGCAAGTTGTGGGAAACCAACGGAGATGTACGAAAGTCTCGCGCAAGTTGATTGAAAAGCTTGAGAACGGAAAAGTAAATCCTACGCTTTATACTTTGCTGGAATTGGCGAATGCTTTGGAAATTTCTTTGGGGGAGCTGGTGGATTTGAAATGA
- a CDS encoding HNH endonuclease, translated as MEKKKNLGIELKRLISQKPLENTDYYQLSVYSEENNKFNYTIMTNWCGNDENNPLIEIREPSLIMPDIAIQLFKDVKEPLLVINNKTDLGYFMNLFGGNGLITKKLCELYLSELIKPKKNVKTYYGGYHNIESIPKTKFNRAANPKLRMRILKRDNLRCKVCGASPQNNEHVELHLHHITPHSHCGLTEEKNLITLCHTCHKGLEPHLDYSLYSLIDVGMFSDYTYQDEYIQRIKNNIKLGIERIKKKL; from the coding sequence ATGGAAAAAAAGAAAAATTTAGGTATAGAATTAAAGAGACTGATTTCTCAAAAACCTTTAGAAAACACTGATTATTATCAACTTTCAGTATATTCTGAGGAAAATAACAAATTCAATTACACCATTATGACAAATTGGTGTGGAAATGATGAAAATAATCCATTGATTGAAATAAGAGAGCCCTCTCTAATTATGCCAGATATTGCAATTCAACTTTTTAAAGATGTTAAAGAACCATTGTTAGTTATTAATAACAAAACTGATTTGGGATATTTTATGAATTTATTTGGCGGTAATGGACTAATTACAAAAAAACTATGTGAATTATATCTATCAGAATTAATTAAACCCAAAAAAAATGTAAAGACCTATTATGGAGGTTATCACAACATAGAGTCGATTCCAAAAACTAAATTCAACAGAGCAGCCAACCCCAAATTAAGGATGAGAATTCTTAAGAGAGATAACTTAAGATGTAAAGTTTGTGGAGCTTCTCCTCAAAATAATGAGCACGTAGAATTACATTTACATCATATAACTCCCCATTCTCACTGTGGTTTAACAGAAGAAAAGAATCTTATAACATTATGTCATACATGTCATAAAGGACTTGAACCACATTTAGATTATTCACTATATTCATTGATTGATGTTGGTATGTTTTCAGATTATACATATCAAGATGAATATATACAAAGAATAAAAAATAACATCAAATTAGGAATTGAAAGAATAAAGAAAAAACTGTAG
- a CDS encoding four helix bundle protein translates to MSEGSGRNSDKEFANFINIALGSSNEAENQLILAKDLDYIEENDYQNLLSGLTTLKKKLATLWNRLNGN, encoded by the coding sequence ATTTCAGAAGGAAGTGGAAGAAATTCTGATAAAGAATTTGCTAATTTCATCAATATTGCATTAGGATCGTCCAACGAAGCCGAAAACCAGTTAATTCTTGCTAAAGATTTGGATTACATTGAGGAAAATGATTATCAAAATCTTTTATCCGGATTAACAACCTTAAAAAAGAAGCTTGCAACACTTTGGAACAGGCTAAACGGAAATTAA